A single region of the Musa acuminata AAA Group cultivar baxijiao chromosome BXJ1-11, Cavendish_Baxijiao_AAA, whole genome shotgun sequence genome encodes:
- the LOC135597022 gene encoding transcription initiation factor TFIID subunit 8-like: MSDGRKNSGRGQQISSKKSRLSGGDDFGHAIAKIAVAQLCESTGFHYSRRSAIDALAEVAVRYICDLGKSANFYANLAGRADCNVFDVIQGIQDLDSWRGFSGASGVHRCLVNTGVVREITQFVSTEEEIPFVQPIPRFPVSRMPKPAPSFVQAGEEPPGEHIPNWLPRLPDPHTYVHTPVWNNRDTDVKADMVELAKRRKKAERSLLSLQQRLACNRTAGFRPTKDGHVGNGNQVNNNPFLASPLPYGEKEVSEIASPLKAYAGKRLSVLETFVPVIKAAKVGSLDFNTNERKLLHGIRPTVNFKVGTVKKSVAASLPSDTLIADKDSWSLKYDEKDDKKKRAEIIFRAVIDKPHELAQL; this comes from the coding sequence ATGAGCGATGGAAGAAAGAATAGTGGAAGGGGTCAACAGATCAGCTCGAAGAAGAGTCGGCTGTCAGGAGGTGACGATTTTGGCCATGCCATCGCCAAGATCGCAGTTGCCCAGCTTTGTGAGTCGACCGGGTTTCACTACTCCCGTCGCTCTGCGATTGACGCTCTTGCAGAGGTTGCCGTCCGGTACATTTGCGATCTAGGCAAAAGTGCCAATTTTTATGCCAATTTGGCTGGAAGAGCGGATTGCAATGTGTTTGATGTCATCCAGGGAATACAGGATTTGGACTCGTGGAGAGGGTTTTCTGGTGCATCTGGTGTTCACCGTTGCCTAGTGAATACTGGTGTAGTTCGAGAGATCACCCAGTTTGTAAGCACAGAAGAGGAAATCCCATTTGTTCAGCCCATTCCTAGATTCCCTGTATCTCGAATGCCCAAGCCTGCACCTAGCTTTGTTCAGGCTGGGGAGGAACCGCCGGGAGAGCACATACCTAACTGGCTTCCAAGGCTTCCTGATCCTCACACCTATGTCCACACACCAGTTTGGAACAACAGGGACACTGATGTCAAAGCAGACATGGTTGAACTAGCAAAGCGGCGGAAGAAGGCTGAGAGGTCTTTGTTAAGCTTACAACAGCGGCTTGCCTGCAACAGGACAGCTGGGTTTCGTCCAACCAAAGATGGCCATGTTGGGAATGGCAATCAGGTTAATAACAATCCTTTTCTGGCCTCACCTTTACCATATGGTGAGAAAGAAGTATCTGAAATTGCCAGTCCACTGAAAGCGTATGCTGGCAAGAGGTTGTCTGTTCTTGAGACTTTTGTCCCTGTCATCAAGGCGGCAAAGGTTGGTTCTCTCGACTTCAATACTAATGAGAGAAAGCTTCTTCATGGAATCAGGCCTACAGTGAATTTTAAGGTTGGGACTGTCAAGAAATCTGTAGCAGCATCACTCCCTTCTGACACTTTGATTGCTGATAAGGATTCATGGTCTCTCAAGTACGATGAGAAGGATGACAAGAAGAAGAGAGCAGAGATTATATTTAGAGCAGTTATAGACAAACCACATGAACTTGCTCAGCTATAA
- the LOC135585619 gene encoding uncharacterized protein LOC135585619: MLIFLPKVRIVWLRISRSSSSLVHSLVLIASCIVWIRVKPSKRDDREALRCSRSYQSIRLMAATPLPLRCRLPPPIPQRRRAISSDRLAATATGTTSTRLHQLGGRGQPPTRVNAVGVTDLAPVEITWQIAVGALAGITPFVVAGIEFSKRIIAQRKCEVCAGSGLVLLTDKSYVRCPGCGGFLPWQSWKRFFTG, encoded by the exons ATGCTAATATTCCTCCCAAAAG TCAGAATTGTGTGGCTAAGGAtcagcagaagcagcagcagcttgGTGCATTCTCTGGTGTTGATCGCTTCATGCATTGTGTGGATCCGAGTGAAGCCCTCCAAGAGAGACGACAGAGAAGCCCTCCGCTGTTCACGTTCGTATCAGTCTATCCGCCTGATGGCAGCTACTCCACTTCCTCTTCGCTGTCGCCTTCCTCCTCCAATTCCTCAGAGAAGGAGAGCCATCTCGTCTGATCGTCTTGCGGCTACTGCCACAGGAACAACCAGCACTCGGCTTCATCAACTCGGCGGCCGTGGACAGCCTCCGACGAGGGTGAACGCTGTCGGAGTAACCGATCTGGCCCCTGTTGAGATCACCTGGCAGATCGCCGTCGGCGCAttag CTGGAATTACACCCTTCGTGGTTGCGGGGATCGAGTTCAGCAAGAGAATC ATAGCACAAAGAAAATGTGAAGTTTGTGCAGGCTCTGGTCTTGTTCTTCTTACGGACAAGAGCTATGTCCGATGTCCTGGCTGTG GTGGATTTCTCCCATGGCAGTCTTGGAAAAGATTCTTCACAGGATAG
- the LOC103970919 gene encoding inactive protein FON2 SPARE1-like: protein MTSSSFPSAALWALILVLVFLSPASTSRLSQDDDTFSAYVCRRHCHHRAASSSSLLRGLPSWCLRPRPGQLQPPPQPPPGEEEEEEEVDPRYGVEKRLVPTGPNPLHN, encoded by the coding sequence ATGACgagttcttcctttccttctgcaGCGCTTTGGGCCCTTATCTTGGTCCTCGTCTTCCTCTCACCGGCGTCCACGAGTCGTCTCTCTCAGGATGATGATACCTTCTCGGCCTACGTTTGCCGCCGCCACTGCCACCACCGAGCTGCGAGTTCTTCCTCCTTATTGCGTGGGTTGCCTTCGTGGTGCCTCCGTCCTCGGCCAGGCCAGCTTCAGCCCCCTCCGCAGCCGCCtcccggggaggaggaggaagaggaggaggtcgaTCCCCGATACGGCGTCGAGAAGCGGCTCGTGCCGACCGGGCCCAATCCTCT